The genomic window AGCGCGGCCAGGCCCTGTCGAAGGCGGTCTACCGCTTTCTCGGCACCGTGATCGGCGGCGCGGTCGCCATCGTCCTGATGGGGCTGTTCGGGCAGGATCGGGTGCTGCTGCTCCTGAGCTTCGCCGGCTGGCTCGGCCTGTGCGTCTTCGTCGCCCAGTTCCTGCAGGACGCCCGCGCCTACGGGGCGATGCTCTCCGGCTACACCGTGGCGATCATCGCCATCGCCCATATCGACGCGCCGCAGACGACCTTCGACGCCGCGGTCGGGCGCATCGCCGCGATCGCCGTCGGCATCGTCGCGATCACCTTCATCAACGATGCGCTGGCTTCCCCCAGCACGTGGAAGGGGCTGCTGCCGCGCCTCGCCGACGCCCAGGCCGCGGCCAAGGCGTTCGCCCGCGCGAGCCTGACCCGGGGCGATCCCGGCCCGGAGCGCACCGCCGCCCTGATCGGGCGCATCGCCCCGCTGCGGGCGGACGCGAACGCCATCGGGGGCGAACTCGACGACGGCGTCCACCGGGCCGCGGGCGCCCGCAGCGCCATCGCGGCACTCTACGTCCTGCTGGCGGCGAGCCGGGCGCTGGCCGCCGCCATGGGCCGCATCGCCGAGCCCGATCCGCTGGTGCGCGAGGCGCACGCCCTCGCCCTGCGTTCGGTCTCGGAGGGGGAGGGATCGGCGGAGGCGCTCGCCCAGGACGGAGACCGGCTGCGCGACCTCGTGGACGCGGGCCTGTGCGAGGCCGGGCGATCCCTCGACGAGATCGTGGCCCTCCAGCGCGCCCTCGACGTCGCCGATGCCGCGACCTTCGCCGAGGACGGCCTGCGGGCTCTCGGCGACGGTCACAGGCCGCTGCGCGACATCGCCCTGCCGACGCATCGCGATTTCCAGGTGGCCCTGCGGGGGGCGCTGCGCGTGGTGATCGCCTTCGGGCTCACCGCCGGCTTCTTCGTCCTCGCAGGGCTGCCGCAGGCCTCCTTCGCCCTGGTGCAGGTCGCGGCCACCTGCGCCCTGTCCTCGGTCACGCCCGATCCGCGCAAGTTCGCGCAAGGGGTGCTGATCGGGATGCCGCTGGCGGCTGCCTGCGCCGGCATCGTCCTGTTCGGGATGCTCAACGGCGCCCAGGGCTTTCCCCTGCTCGCCATCGCCATGGCGCCGGTGATCTTCTTCGGCTGCTTCCTGTCGCTCAACCCGCCGACCTTCACCGTCGGCTTCATCACCATCGTGTTCTTCCCCGCCCTGATGGCGCCGGACAACCCGCAATCCTACGATCCGCAGACCTTTCTCCTGAACGCGCTGCTGGTCGTGGCCGCCGCGGTGATCCTGTTCCTCACGGTGCGGCTCGTCCTGCCGATCTCGGCCTCGCGGCACCGCGCCTTCGCCCTGGAGGAGGCACGCCGCGACCTCGCCGAGGCGCTGGCCGGGGAGGGGGGCGATGCCACCACCCGCACCAGCCTCGATGCCGACCGGCTGTTCCAGTTCTCCGCCTGGAACTCCGGCAGCGGCGCCGTGCGCCGGGCGAGCCTGCACCATGCCTTCGCCCTGGCGCAGTTGGAGGCCGCCGCCGCCCGGGCCCACGCGCAGCTTCGCCATCTCCGCGGGGTCGGCGAGCTCGTCCCGCTGATCGGACGGGCGCGCGAGGCACTGGCGAGCGCCCGCTCGGCCGAACTCGACCGGGCGGCGCGGGATCTGATCGGGCGGGCGAAGGCGCAGGGCCGCGACGGGCGCATGATGCTGGCACGCGCCGCCACCGACCTCGCGACCGCCTCGCATGTTATCAGGCGTCACGGGCGGTTCTTCCGGCGCCTGTCCCTCCCGAGTTCCTAGAAAGACGGATGCATCACGACCTCACCATCGGCGGGATTCTGGTCTCGCCCTTCGTCGCCTACGCGCTGATCGCCTTCGCGATCCTCGTGGCCCTGCGGGTCGTGTTCCGCTGGATCCGGTTCGGACGCTTCGTCGCCAACCCGCCGCTGGCCGAGGCCGGGATCTACGTCTGCATCCTCGCCCTCGTCGTGGTGCTGCTGTGAGACGCGACGACGACGCACCGACGAAGGCCGGCTCGGACGACCGGACGGCCTCGGACGCGGCCCCCTCCGACGAGCCGCGCTCCGCGCAGGCCGCCCGCTCGGCGGCGACACCGTGGGCCGGCCGGCGCCGGCGCTTCGGGCGCCTGCTGCGGCTCGCCGCGACCGCGGTGATCCTCGCCTTCGCCGCCGCCGCCGCATACGTGGTCTGGCAGTTCTACGTCACCGCGCCCTGGACCCGCGACGGTCGGGTGCGCGTGCAGGTCGCCAACATCGCCCCCCAGGTCGCGGGCACCGTCGTCGCGCTGAAGGTGGTCGATAACCAGCGGGTCGAGGTGGGCGATGTCCTCTACGTCATCGATCCGTTCGACTATCAGGAGGCGGTCGTCTCGGCCGAGGCCGAGATCAAGAACCGCGAGGCCGACCTCTCGGTGAAGCAGGCCCAGGCCGCCCGCCGTGCGGCGCTCTCCACCATCTCGACCTCGGTCGAGGAGAAGCAGCAATATGCCGGCACCGCCAAGATCGCCGAGGCCGCGCTGGAGACCGCCAGGTCGCAGCTCTCGCAGGCCAGGAAGAACCTCGAACGCACGCAGGTCCGCTCCACGGTCAACGGCCGGGTCACCAACCTGCTGCTCCGCGTCGGCGACTACGCCCAGACCGGCACCGCCAACGTGCGGGTGATCGACACGGATTCGTTCTGGATCGACGGCTACTTCGAAGAGACCAAGATGGCCCATATCCAGGTCGGCGCGCCCGCCGAGATGTCGCTGATGGGTTACGGCGCCTCGCTGCGCGGCACGGTCGAGAGCCTGACGCTGGGCATCTCCACCGCCAACGCCGCGCCGAGCACGCAGGGCCTGCCGAACGTCGATCCGGTCTATACCTGGGTGCGGCTGGCCCAGCGCGTGCCCGTGCGCATCCGCATCGACCGCGTTCCCCCGGGGGTGACGCTGGTGGCGGGCATGACCGCGACCGTGGTGATCGGCGACGGCAGGGCGGGTCAGCCCCAGTGGGTGACGACGTTGCGCGAGAAAGTTCTCGGGCTGCCCGATCGCCCGGTGCCCGCCGAGGCGGAGAACCGTTGAAGCCGGCCTTGCCTCACGGGGGCGGTGCGGCACCCGAAAAAATTGGGTAGAGCGGCGGCATGGCCGCCTCTCCCCTCGTCCGCTTCGCCCCCTCGCCGACCGGCTTCCTGCATATCGGCAACGCCCGCCCGGCGCTGCTGAACGCCCTGTTCGCCCGCCGCGGGCAGGGGCGCTTCCTGCTGCGCCTCGACGACACCGACCGGGAGCGCTCGACGGAGGAATTCGCCGCCGCCGTAACGGAGGATCTCGGCTGGCTCGGCATCCGGCCGGACCTGTTCTTCCGCCAGAGCCAGCGCACCGCCCTCTACGACGCGGCGGCGGAGCGGCTGAAGGCGGAAGGACGGCTCTATCCCTGCTACGAGACGCCGGAGGAGCTGGAGCGGCGGCGCAAGCGCCAGCTCGGCCGCGGCCTGCCGCCGATCTACGACCGCGCGGCCCTCGCCCTGACGGAAGCCGAGCGCGCCGCGCTGGAAGCCGAGGGCCGGCGCCCGCACTGGCGGTTCAGGCTCGATCACCGCGTGGTCGCCTGGAACGACCTCGTGCGGGGCGAGAGCCACGTCGATTGCGCCTCGCTGTCGGACCCGGTGCTGATCCGCGCCGACGGCAGCTACCTCTACACGCTGCCCTCGGTGGTGGACGACGCGGAGGTCGGCGTCACCCACGTGATCCGCGGCGAGGACCACGTGACCAATACCGGCGTGCAGGTGCAACTGTTCGAGGCCCTCGGCGCGGCGGTCCCCGCCTTCGGCCACCACAACCTGCTGACGACGGCGGACGGGGAGGGGCTGTCGAAGCGCCTCGGCCACCTGTCGCTGCGCGCGCTGCGCGAGGCCGGCTACGAGCCGGCCGCCGTGCGCTCGCTCGCGGTACTGACCGGCTCGGCGGAAGCCGTGCGCCCGGTCGCCGCGCTCGATGAATTGGCGGGCCTCGCCGATCTCGCCCACCTGTCGCGGGCGCCGGCCAAGTTCGACCCGGCCGAGCTCGACGGGATGAACGCCCGCCTCGTCCACGCGATGCCGTTCCCGGAGGCGAGCGCCCGCCTCGCCGCGCTCGGCATCCCGGAGGCGGTCGCGGAACCCTTCTGGACGGCGGTGCGGGCCAATCTCGGCCGCGTCGCGGAGGCCGGCGACTGGTGGCGGGTGGTGACGGGGCCGGTGACGCCGGCCATCTCCGAGCCGGATCTCATCGCCGCCGCCGCCCGCCTGCTGCCGGAGGCGCCCTTCGGCCCCGGCACGTGGAAGGCCTGGACCGACGCGGTGAAGGGGCGGACCGGCGCCAAGGGCCGCGCCCTGTTCATGCCGCTGCGCCGCGCGCTGACCGGCCTCGACCACGGCCCGGACCTTTCGGCGCTGCTGCCGCTGATCGGCCGGGAGCGGGCCGCGCGGCGGCTCGCCGGGGAGGCGGCCTGACGCCGCGACGAACCGTCTCCGGCTTGCGTCGCGGTCCTGGATTGCTTCGCCTGACGGCTCGCAATGACGGTGCGGGCCACCCTCTCCGTCATTGCGAGCGGAGCGAAGCAATCTACCGTGTCTCAGGTCAAGCGGTCTGGAAGGTCTTTCCGGCGCGGACCATGGCGTTGAGGGTGGTGACGAGCTTTCGCACGACGGCGATGAGGGCGAGTTTGTGGGGCTTGCCGGCTTGGCGCAGGCGCTCGTAGAGGCGGCGGAAGACGGGGTTGTGGCGGCTGGCGGTCAGGGCGGCCATGAACATCACGTCGCGCAAGGCTTTGCGTCCGCCGGTGATGCTGGCCGAGCGGATCGAGGAGCCGCTGTGGCAGGTGATGGGCGCCACGCCGACCAGAGCCGCGACCGTGCGCCGGTTCAGGCGGCCGAGTTCCGGCAGCCACGCCAGCAGGGCACGACAGGCCACGGGTCCGACGCCCTTGCACGTGCGCAACAGGGCGGGGGTGCGAGCCAGTTCGGCATCGGCGGCGATGGCTTCGTCCAAGGCCGCGCCGATCGCGGCGATCTGGCCGTCGAGCAGGGCGAGGCTGGCGGTGATCGAGGCGCGCACGATCGTGCTCTCGGTGCGTTCGGCCCGGCACTGCTCGGCCTGTCGCTGATCCTTGAGCTGGCCGAGCCGGGTCATCAGTTCGGCGAGCGCGCGCTGAGCCGGGCTCGGCAGCGGCGGGGCGACTTCGTCCACGGTAAAGGCCGCCAAGGCGGCCAGGACGGCGGCGTCGATCCGATCGGTCTTGGCCAGCCGCGCCTGGGCGCGGGCGAATGCCCGGGCGCGGCCGGGATGGATCCGGCGGATCGGCAGCCCCAGCGCCGTGGCGGCTTCGATCAGCGGCCACTCGTAGCCGCCGGTGGCTTCGCACACGAGGTTGGCGCAGGCGCGCCAGTGCGGCTTGGACAAGGCGGCCGTCAGGGCCGCGACCGTGTTGTCGATGCGGGCGGTGCGTCCGCGCGTGTCGGCCAGATCGACCCAATCCTTCGAGACATCGGCGCCGAGAAAGCAAGGGGAGGCTGGCGCGGTGTGGGCTGGCGAGGCTACCATGACGAGGCCTTTCGCGAGACAGGCAAGGTCCTCTGGCACGGGATTGTAAGCTCGGGCTGCGCCCGCTCTACCGTTCGTGCTCAAGACCGTGGAGGCGCCGCCGACGGATCAAGATTGCTTGCGACCTCGCAGTCGATCCAGAAGCGATCCCGCCGGCGGCCCTCCCGTTGTCGCTCCGGTTCCGTCGCCGGAAAAGACCGACAAACCCAACGTACAATCCAGAACGCGACGAGAGCCGAACGATCCTCTCACATCGCCGCAGCTCCGTTCGCCAGCAGGACCGCGAAGCCGCCAGCACCGCAACGGTACCGGAAAGGCGCCCTCACACGCCGTCCGGCTCGGCCTCGATCATCATCACGTCGAGGGTGAAGCTGCCGTCGTCCTCCAGGGCGAAATGGGACCGCACCGGCTCGGGCGCGCCCCCTTGCAGGGCGCGGATCGCGGCGACGTTCGTCTCGGGCGTGCCCATCCGGGCGATCCAGCTCGAAAACTCCATGCGCACCCGCCAGCGCTGGACGGCGCCCGGCACGAAGCCGGCCTCGGCCAGCATCGCGCGCCACTCCGCCTCGCCGTAGTCGCGCACGTGCGAGGGATCGCGCAGCAGTTCCCAGGCCTGGAGATGGGTGTCGAGGAGCGGCGGACCGGGATGGACGACATCGACGAGGCCGAGGCGCCCGTCGGGGCTCAGGACCCGGCGCGCCTCCCGCAGGGCGGCCGGCACGTCGCCCCAGTGGTGGGCGCTGTAGCGCGAGAGCACCCGCTCGAAGCTGGCATCGGCGAAGGGCAGCGCCGCGACGCCGGCCCGCCGCGTGGCGAGGTTGGTCAGGCCCCGCCGCCGCGCCTCGTCCGCCACGGCGTCGAGCATGGGCTGCGACAGGTCGAGGGCGGTGACGGAGCGGACCTGCGGCGCGACCGCATAGGCGACGTGGCCGCCGCCGCAGCCGAGATCGAGCACCGCCGCGTGGGGCAGGGCGCCGAGCCGGGCCAGGGCCTGGAGATCCTCGCCCGCGGCGTGGACGGCGCTCGCGACGTAATCGGCGGCGCGGCCGCCGAACTGCCCGGCGACATGGGCGTCGTGGCTCTGCGGTTCGTTCATGCGGTCGGTCCCGTGCCGGGCGGCAGCGGCGCGAGGCGCGTGAGCCGCAGGGCGATGAGCAGGGCGGCAGCATAGAGGCTGCCGAAGAAGCCGGCGACGCCGATCCAGCCGTAATGCAGGAAGAACCAGCCCCCCGCCGTGCCGAGCATCGAAGAGCCGAGATAGTACATGCAGAGATAGATCGCCGAGGCCTGGGCCCGGTCGCTCGACGCGCGGCGACCGATCCAGCTCGACGCCACCGAATGGGCGCCGAAGAAGCTCACCGTGACGACGACGATGCCGGCGACGATGAGGACGAGGCTCTGCGCCATCGTGAGCGCGATGCCGGCAAGGCCGAGCAGGATCGCCAGCCACAGCACCTTGCGCCGCCCGAGCACCCCGGCGACGTGGCCGGTGATGGCGGAACTCGCGGTGCCGGCGAGATAGACGACGAAGATCAGGCCGATCGCCGTCTGGCTCAGGGAGTAGGGCGGATCGAGCAGGCGAAAGCCGATGTAGTTGTAGACGCAGACGAACCCGCCCATCAGCAGGAACGGTTCGAGGAACAGCCAGGGCAGGCCGGCATCGCGGAAATGGTGGGTGAAGGTGCCCGGC from Methylorubrum populi includes these protein-coding regions:
- a CDS encoding DUF1656 domain-containing protein; amino-acid sequence: MHHDLTIGGILVSPFVAYALIAFAILVALRVVFRWIRFGRFVANPPLAEAGIYVCILALVVVLL
- a CDS encoding methyltransferase domain-containing protein translates to MNEPQSHDAHVAGQFGGRAADYVASAVHAAGEDLQALARLGALPHAAVLDLGCGGGHVAYAVAPQVRSVTALDLSQPMLDAVADEARRRGLTNLATRRAGVAALPFADASFERVLSRYSAHHWGDVPAALREARRVLSPDGRLGLVDVVHPGPPLLDTHLQAWELLRDPSHVRDYGEAEWRAMLAEAGFVPGAVQRWRVRMEFSSWIARMGTPETNVAAIRALQGGAPEPVRSHFALEDDGSFTLDVMMIEAEPDGV
- the gltX gene encoding glutamate--tRNA ligase, with product MAASPLVRFAPSPTGFLHIGNARPALLNALFARRGQGRFLLRLDDTDRERSTEEFAAAVTEDLGWLGIRPDLFFRQSQRTALYDAAAERLKAEGRLYPCYETPEELERRRKRQLGRGLPPIYDRAALALTEAERAALEAEGRRPHWRFRLDHRVVAWNDLVRGESHVDCASLSDPVLIRADGSYLYTLPSVVDDAEVGVTHVIRGEDHVTNTGVQVQLFEALGAAVPAFGHHNLLTTADGEGLSKRLGHLSLRALREAGYEPAAVRSLAVLTGSAEAVRPVAALDELAGLADLAHLSRAPAKFDPAELDGMNARLVHAMPFPEASARLAALGIPEAVAEPFWTAVRANLGRVAEAGDWWRVVTGPVTPAISEPDLIAAAARLLPEAPFGPGTWKAWTDAVKGRTGAKGRALFMPLRRALTGLDHGPDLSALLPLIGRERAARRLAGEAA
- a CDS encoding FUSC family protein; its protein translation is MSGAADGAGLGGRLLDALDRWVPEPAAWAFGLRIWLAMVLALYAAFWLQLDSASSAAVCVAILAQPKRGQALSKAVYRFLGTVIGGAVAIVLMGLFGQDRVLLLLSFAGWLGLCVFVAQFLQDARAYGAMLSGYTVAIIAIAHIDAPQTTFDAAVGRIAAIAVGIVAITFINDALASPSTWKGLLPRLADAQAAAKAFARASLTRGDPGPERTAALIGRIAPLRADANAIGGELDDGVHRAAGARSAIAALYVLLAASRALAAAMGRIAEPDPLVREAHALALRSVSEGEGSAEALAQDGDRLRDLVDAGLCEAGRSLDEIVALQRALDVADAATFAEDGLRALGDGHRPLRDIALPTHRDFQVALRGALRVVIAFGLTAGFFVLAGLPQASFALVQVAATCALSSVTPDPRKFAQGVLIGMPLAAACAGIVLFGMLNGAQGFPLLAIAMAPVIFFGCFLSLNPPTFTVGFITIVFFPALMAPDNPQSYDPQTFLLNALLVVAAAVILFLTVRLVLPISASRHRAFALEEARRDLAEALAGEGGDATTRTSLDADRLFQFSAWNSGSGAVRRASLHHAFALAQLEAAAARAHAQLRHLRGVGELVPLIGRAREALASARSAELDRAARDLIGRAKAQGRDGRMMLARAATDLATASHVIRRHGRFFRRLSLPSS
- a CDS encoding IS110 family transposase produces the protein MVASPAHTAPASPCFLGADVSKDWVDLADTRGRTARIDNTVAALTAALSKPHWRACANLVCEATGGYEWPLIEAATALGLPIRRIHPGRARAFARAQARLAKTDRIDAAVLAALAAFTVDEVAPPLPSPAQRALAELMTRLGQLKDQRQAEQCRAERTESTIVRASITASLALLDGQIAAIGAALDEAIAADAELARTPALLRTCKGVGPVACRALLAWLPELGRLNRRTVAALVGVAPITCHSGSSIRSASITGGRKALRDVMFMAALTASRHNPVFRRLYERLRQAGKPHKLALIAVVRKLVTTLNAMVRAGKTFQTA
- a CDS encoding HlyD family secretion protein codes for the protein MRRDDDAPTKAGSDDRTASDAAPSDEPRSAQAARSAATPWAGRRRRFGRLLRLAATAVILAFAAAAAYVVWQFYVTAPWTRDGRVRVQVANIAPQVAGTVVALKVVDNQRVEVGDVLYVIDPFDYQEAVVSAEAEIKNREADLSVKQAQAARRAALSTISTSVEEKQQYAGTAKIAEAALETARSQLSQARKNLERTQVRSTVNGRVTNLLLRVGDYAQTGTANVRVIDTDSFWIDGYFEETKMAHIQVGAPAEMSLMGYGASLRGTVESLTLGISTANAAPSTQGLPNVDPVYTWVRLAQRVPVRIRIDRVPPGVTLVAGMTATVVIGDGRAGQPQWVTTLREKVLGLPDRPVPAEAENR